The following coding sequences are from one Triticum dicoccoides isolate Atlit2015 ecotype Zavitan chromosome 4A, WEW_v2.0, whole genome shotgun sequence window:
- the LOC119289951 gene encoding putative F-box protein At4g09190, whose product MEAAGTGENFGRNTNSRLETHLGATEAASLFTDDLILEILSHLPARSVHRFKCVSVSWRDLITDPANRKKLPQTLAGFLYFTTDYRGHRHHFASVSGSAAPSNPSLPCLQPNKYKDMAQVDACNGLLLYRDSNKKMTHWNWNWAEEDFRFVVCNPVTGRWLELPPSPQSPENRFSCIAGLAFDPAISSHFYVLHFEQTFQGSYITAVNIYSSRTRAWTRRDSGIVENVTLLYLTRCVFVSGIMYLMGIHKGINQENVLVGVDMEVKVWKIIRVAYSSRVGTFGSSQGCLHFAIDSSIDKIELWCLKDCHSKELVLNNTASIDKLTSMTMKWYSVAEIHPDCDTIFLVSWGGDTLAAYDMQHQKVGCILNVEINDRQRQRFLLYIPLFSESLADADGQ is encoded by the coding sequence ATGGAGGCGGCGGGGACAGGGGAGAACTTCGGGAGGAACACCAATTCGAGGCTGGAAACACATCTGGGGGCGACGGAGGCGGCCAGCCTCTTCACCGACGACCTTATCCTGGAGATTCTCTCCCACCTCCCCGCCAGATCCGTCCATCGCTTCAAGTGCGTCTCTGTGTCCTGGCGCGACCTCATCACCGACCCTGCCAACCGCAAGAAACTGCCCCAGACCCTCGCTGGCTTCCTCTACTTCACCACCGACTACAGGGGGCATCGCCACCACTTCGCCAGCGTCTCCGGCAGCGCAGCCCCGTCCAACCCTTCCCTCCCTTGCCTGCAGCCTAACAAGTACAAGGACATGGCCCAGGTGGACGCCTGCAATGGCCTCCTTCTCTACCGCGACAGCAACAAGAAGATGACCCATTGGAACTGGAATTGGGCGGAGGAAGATTTCCGTTTTGTCGTGTGCAATCCCGTCACCGGGAGGTGGTTGGAGCTGCCTCCTTCACCGCAGTCGCCGGAAAACAGATTTAGCTGTATCGCAGGCCTGGCTTTTGATCCCGCGATCTCATCCCATTTCTATGTTCTTCACTTCGAGCAGACCTTTCAAGGATCTTACATCACAGCAGTGAACATCTATTCGTCGCGCACACGAGCCTGGACTCGTAGGGATAGTGGGATAGTTGAGAATGTGACGTTGCTCTATCTTACTAGATGTGTATTTGTCAGTGGTATCATGTACCTGATGGGTATCCATAAAGGCATCAACCAAGAGAATGTTCTAGTGGGGGTGGACATGGAGGTGAAAGTGTGGAAGATTATCCGCGTGGCGTACAGTTCAAGAGTTGGCACGTTTGGATCATCACAGGGGTGCTTGCACTTTGCTATAGATTCTTCCATTGATAAGATTGAACTTTGGTGCCTCAAGGATTGCCACAGTAAAGAATTGGTCCTGAATAATACCGCCAGCATCGATAAGCTTACGAGCATGACTATGAAGTGGTACAGTGTGGCTGAGATTCATCCAGATTGCGACACCATTTTCCTGGTATCATGGGGAGGTGATACCTTGGCAGCGTACGATATGCAACATCAGAAAGTTGGTTGTATTCTTAATGTTGAGATAAACGATAGACAACGGCAGCGGTTTCTATTATATATTCCTCTGTTTTCAGAGTCATTAGCAGACGCAGATGGGCAGTAG
- the LOC119284333 gene encoding tryptamine hydroxycinnamoyltransferase 1-like yields the protein MAVNVEITRKAVLRPSPESAWDGAIKVPITVFDRASTDGYIPTVFAWSSPAPTNGALKDGLLATVARFPHLAGRFAVDDHGRKCLHLNNAGVLVIEATAGADLATALAHDASAHIGELYPKAKKEHADEPVFQVQLSRYTCGGLVIGMASHHQVADGQSMSGFSTSWATAVRTNSATFPSPFLDRGATDNPRSPPLPAFDHGSIEFKGEHSSSRSYRVLPLDRIKNLAVHFPGEFVAELKARVDVPCSTFQCLLAHAWKKVTAARDLAPDDFTQVRVAVNCRGRAKPPVPMDFFGNMVLWAFPRMRVRDLLSASYPAVVGVIRDAIACVDDEYIQSFVDFGEAQRDVKLASTAATLGMAFCPDLEVDSWLGFGFHNLDFGGGPPCAFLPPDLPIDGVMILVPSCAAKGGAHLFVALDSEHVEAFKQICYCIQ from the exons ATGGCAGTGAATGTGGAGATCACACGGAAGGCAGTGCTGAGGCCTTCACCGGAGTCAGCATGGGACGGCGCCATAAAGGTTCCCATCACTGTCTTCGACCGCGCCTCCACCGACGGGTACATCCCGACGGTCTTTGCGTGGAGCTCGCCGGCGCCTACCAACGGCGCGCTCAAGGACGGCCTCCTCGCCACCGTCGCAAGGTTCCCGCACCTGGCAGGGAGGTTCGCCGTCGATgaccacggaaggaagtgcctccaccTCAACAACGCCGGGGTGCTCGTCATTGAGGCTACTGCCGGGGCGGACCTAGCAACGGCATTGGCGCACGACGCCTCCGCCCATATCGGCGAGCTATACCCAAAAGCGAAGAAG GAACATGCGGACGAGCCTGTCTTCCAGGTGCAGCTGTCGCGGTACACGTGCGGCGGGCTTGTCATCGGCATGGCCAGCCATCACCAGGTCGCCGATGGCCAGTCCATGAGCGGCTTCTCCACCTCCTGGGCCACCGCCGTCCGCACTAACTCCGCTACCTTCCCGTCGCCATTCCTCGACCGTGGGGCCACCGACAACCCCCGCAGCCCGCCGTTGCCGGCTTTCGATCACGGAAGCATCGAGTTCAAGGGCGAGCACAGCTCCAGCCGCTCCTACAGAGTCCTCCCCTTGGACAGGATCAAGAACCTGGCAGTGCACTTCCCGGGCGAGTTCGTCGCCGAGCTCAAGGCCCGTGTCGACGTGCCATGCAGCACGTTCCAGTGCCTCCTTGCACACGCATGGAAGAAGGTCACGGCGGCACGCGACCTGGCCCCGGATGATTTCACGCAGGTGAGGGTCGCCGTAAACTGCCGGGGCCGGGCGAAGCCCCCAGTGCCCATGGACTTCTTCGGAAACATGGTCCTCTGGGCATTCCCGAGGATGCGGGTCCGTGATCTCCTATCCGCCAGCTACCCCGCTGTGGTCGGCGTCATCCGTGACGCCATTGCGTGCGTGGATGACGAGTACATCCAGTCGTTCGTGGACTTCGGGGAGGCGCAGCGCGACGTTAAACTAGCATCCACGGCGGCAACGCTGGGCATGGCGTTCTGCCCTGACCTGGAGGTGGATAGCTGGCTCGGGTTTGGCTTTCACAACCTTGACTTCGGTGGTGGGCCGCCGTGCGCCTTCCTGCCGCCGGACCTTCCCATCGATGGAGTAATGATCTTGGTGCCGTCGTGCGCAGCCAAGGGTGGCGCCCATCTGTTCGTGGCTCTTGACAGCGAGCACGTAGAAGCCTTCAAGCAGATTTGCTATTGCATACAATGA